In the Candidatus Electrothrix rattekaaiensis genome, one interval contains:
- a CDS encoding SGNH/GDSL hydrolase family protein, translating to MAERITFSEFKKALDSRTITVDSLKEYVEFDDESPVPKLIFRKDALIDSPPEQYDVDEEIYRLLRSLDEKEDADLPVYYWKKAKLVLAEGDSWYNLPWFLRPPAIADWIKKNKRFRLKNIARWGDTLKEILDQNEYLTAIDEYRPDFFMLCGGGNDLQEGLANGQYIHFYDESRDVDDYLTEKGIKGLADIEIGLKQIISDVAEKYPSLPILTHGYDYPRPLVGNGKYIGKYLRRMGFPDDKMQPIVDSVIDRLNHHVKTAASAYKTAVYIDCRNATKNFIWYDDMHPGRDGFLALSILFEEKMNNFSKD from the coding sequence ATGGCTGAAAGAATTACCTTTTCTGAATTTAAAAAAGCACTTGATTCGCGTACAATCACTGTTGATTCATTGAAAGAATATGTTGAATTTGACGATGAATCACCTGTCCCAAAGCTCATATTTCGTAAAGACGCTCTTATTGATAGTCCGCCTGAACAGTATGATGTGGATGAAGAAATTTACCGTTTGCTTCGTTCCTTAGATGAAAAGGAGGACGCTGACCTTCCTGTTTATTACTGGAAAAAGGCAAAACTGGTGCTTGCCGAGGGCGACTCTTGGTACAATCTTCCGTGGTTTTTACGTCCACCGGCTATTGCTGATTGGATTAAAAAGAATAAACGATTCCGACTAAAAAATATTGCCAGATGGGGGGACACTCTTAAAGAAATACTTGATCAAAATGAATATCTAACTGCTATTGATGAATATAGACCTGACTTTTTCATGTTATGTGGCGGTGGAAATGACCTACAAGAAGGACTTGCTAATGGACAATATATTCATTTTTATGATGAGTCTCGTGATGTAGATGATTATCTCACTGAGAAAGGAATTAAAGGGTTAGCTGATATTGAGATTGGACTCAAACAAATTATATCAGATGTTGCTGAAAAGTACCCTTCACTACCGATTTTGACGCATGGTTATGACTACCCGAGGCCACTGGTTGGTAACGGAAAATATATAGGGAAGTATCTCCGCAGAATGGGATTTCCAGACGATAAGATGCAGCCAATAGTAGATTCAGTGATTGACCGTCTAAATCATCATGTCAAGACAGCAGCCAGTGCATATAAAACAGCTGTATATATTGATTGCAGAAACGCCACAAAAAATTTTATTTGGTATGACGATATGCATCCAGGTAGGGATGGTTTTCTAGCACTGTCAATTCTATTTGAAGAAAAGATGAATAATTTTAGTAAAGATTAA
- the gspF gene encoding type II secretion system inner membrane protein GspF, which translates to MPVYEYTALNKQGKKQKGVLDADSMSAARQKIRKDGSYPVEIKETVPRRRRKREGADKKNVLSLQFGTGIKQQEIHVATRQLATLLGAGIPLVPALSGLVEQTTNKALQMKITQIKESVNEGNSLTSSLAEHPRLFSKIYVNMVQAGEASGSLDVVLERLAEVGERQQAMRSRITAALIYPIFMAVVGIGVLFLLITFIVPSITKVFIDRDQALPLPTTILINLSHFLQSYWIIIVFLIIGLIIGIRVFIQQPKGQRLWDTLKLSFPVLRDLNIKIAAATLGRTMSSLLKSGVPLITSLGIVKNILNNVLLADVMDLATEELEKGKSLSSVLRGNKYFTPMLVQMIAVGEQSGSLEKMLEKAADSYEKEVETKVLAMTSMIEPIMILVMGLAVSFIVISILLPIFEMNQLIK; encoded by the coding sequence ATGCCTGTTTACGAATACACTGCCCTGAATAAACAGGGGAAAAAACAGAAAGGAGTACTGGATGCTGACTCTATGTCAGCTGCCCGCCAAAAAATCCGCAAGGACGGCAGCTATCCGGTTGAGATCAAAGAAACCGTTCCACGAAGGAGAAGAAAAAGAGAAGGGGCAGATAAAAAAAATGTTCTCTCCCTCCAGTTCGGTACAGGAATCAAGCAGCAGGAAATCCATGTTGCGACCCGCCAGCTTGCCACCCTGCTTGGTGCGGGCATTCCTCTTGTCCCGGCCCTGAGCGGCCTCGTTGAGCAGACCACCAATAAAGCACTGCAAATGAAGATCACCCAGATCAAAGAATCGGTTAACGAGGGAAATTCATTAACTTCTTCTTTGGCAGAACACCCCCGCCTCTTTTCCAAGATCTACGTCAATATGGTCCAGGCTGGCGAGGCTTCAGGTTCACTGGATGTGGTTCTTGAGCGACTAGCCGAGGTCGGTGAACGTCAGCAGGCCATGCGGTCGCGAATCACTGCGGCCCTCATCTACCCGATCTTTATGGCCGTTGTTGGTATTGGGGTACTCTTTCTTCTGATCACCTTTATCGTACCCTCAATCACCAAGGTCTTTATAGATCGAGACCAAGCCCTGCCCCTGCCAACAACAATTCTGATCAATCTGAGTCATTTCCTCCAAAGCTATTGGATTATTATAGTGTTCCTGATTATCGGTCTGATCATAGGTATCCGTGTTTTCATCCAACAACCCAAGGGCCAACGGCTCTGGGATACCCTGAAACTTTCCTTCCCAGTGCTCAGAGATCTGAACATAAAGATTGCAGCAGCCACCTTGGGACGTACCATGTCCAGCCTGCTGAAATCCGGTGTCCCCTTGATCACCTCCTTGGGGATTGTCAAAAACATCCTCAACAATGTACTCTTAGCCGATGTTATGGATTTAGCCACTGAAGAGCTGGAAAAGGGGAAAAGCCTGTCCAGTGTCCTGCGCGGCAATAAGTACTTCACCCCCATGCTTGTCCAGATGATTGCGGTGGGGGAGCAGAGCGGCTCGCTGGAAAAAATGCTGGAAAAGGCGGCTGACAGCTATGAGAAGGAAGTGGAGACCAAGGTCTTGGCCATGACCTCAATGATTGAGCCCATCATGATCCTGGTTATGGGCTTGGCAGTGAGCTTTATTGTTATCTCTATCCTGCTGCCGATCTTTGAGATGAATCAGTTGATTAAGTAA
- a CDS encoding phospholipid carrier-dependent glycosyltransferase translates to MPDYTITKKRGIFILIGGLLAGLLISLVLLACTPPFSRDALIHHLQLPKLYLLHGGIYEIPELVFSYYPMNLDLLYMGALYLGSDILAKYIHMAFGLGTALLLYVHLKKRLSITYGLLGALFFLSIPIIVKLSITVYVDLGLLFFNTASLLLLFHWLETGKQRKYLLLAGLSCGLAIGTKYNGLLVLFLLTLMLPILIIRSQPQTKKEAGTAIRATILFCLAALFSASPLLIKNAVWTGNPIYPLYNGFFKRSSASTEQLSKETVKEEKEQGKEVKNTGARGVFARRYVLYQENIWQLLLLPVRIFFEGQDNDPRYFDGRLNPFLFFLPFLSFLGIRQEKKQLRLEQITLTAFSVFYFLFAFNTGVLRIRYLAPILPFLVILSMYGLNNLEKFSRKYHSKTGGLIKLAWPLTVFLLLLWNASYIQQQFVKIDPLSSITGRLSRDEYLTRQIPEYPVMQYANSNLPDSSKILCLFLGWRGYYLNRPHLFDSHGNPDLLLSWLRQPENNVGTVLQNLQQQQISHLLIRADLMAQWLQDAKSHQQELWNQLSKNHLIAVHTHLNYILYQINFRSAR, encoded by the coding sequence TTGCCAGACTACACTATCACAAAAAAACGAGGAATTTTCATCCTCATAGGGGGGCTTCTCGCTGGCCTGCTTATCAGCCTCGTCTTGCTGGCCTGCACGCCCCCTTTCAGCCGAGATGCCCTGATTCATCATCTCCAACTCCCGAAGCTCTATCTCCTTCATGGGGGCATCTACGAAATTCCAGAGCTGGTCTTTTCCTACTATCCCATGAATCTTGATCTACTGTACATGGGAGCCCTTTACCTTGGCAGCGACATCTTGGCTAAATACATCCACATGGCCTTCGGCCTTGGAACGGCCCTGCTGCTCTATGTTCATCTGAAAAAACGATTATCCATCACCTACGGGTTGCTTGGTGCCTTATTTTTTCTCAGCATTCCGATCATCGTCAAACTTTCTATCACCGTTTACGTAGACCTCGGTCTTCTCTTTTTCAACACAGCATCCCTGCTTCTCCTCTTTCATTGGCTGGAGACGGGAAAGCAAAGGAAGTATCTTCTCCTTGCCGGACTCTCCTGTGGCTTAGCCATTGGAACAAAGTACAATGGGCTTCTCGTTCTTTTTCTCTTGACCCTCATGCTCCCGATCCTGATCATCCGCAGTCAGCCGCAAACCAAGAAAGAGGCTGGCACCGCTATCCGAGCAACAATCTTATTCTGCCTTGCAGCTCTCTTCAGTGCCTCTCCTTTGCTGATAAAAAACGCTGTCTGGACGGGCAATCCCATCTATCCCCTCTATAACGGATTCTTTAAACGTTCATCTGCATCAACAGAGCAATTGAGCAAGGAAACAGTGAAAGAGGAAAAAGAACAGGGCAAAGAGGTTAAAAACACAGGTGCGCGTGGCGTCTTCGCCAGAAGATATGTGCTCTATCAGGAAAATATCTGGCAACTTCTTCTTCTGCCTGTGCGTATTTTCTTTGAAGGGCAGGATAATGATCCCCGCTATTTTGATGGTCGCTTGAATCCCTTTCTCTTTTTCCTCCCGTTCCTCAGTTTTCTCGGCATCAGGCAGGAAAAGAAACAGCTCCGTCTTGAACAAATAACACTGACCGCCTTTTCTGTTTTCTATTTCCTCTTTGCCTTTAACACTGGTGTGCTGCGCATCCGCTACTTAGCTCCCATCTTGCCGTTCCTGGTGATTCTCTCCATGTACGGACTCAATAACTTGGAAAAGTTCAGTAGAAAATATCACTCGAAAACCGGTGGGCTTATCAAGTTAGCCTGGCCGCTGACCGTCTTCCTTCTCCTTCTATGGAACGCTAGCTATATCCAGCAACAATTCGTGAAGATTGATCCCTTGAGCTCTATCACAGGCCGCCTAAGCCGAGATGAATATTTGACCAGACAGATTCCCGAATATCCGGTTATGCAGTATGCAAACAGCAACCTGCCCGACTCATCAAAAATCCTTTGCCTTTTTCTCGGCTGGCGGGGATATTACCTAAACAGGCCGCATCTCTTTGACTCCCACGGCAACCCCGATCTCCTTCTCTCTTGGCTCAGACAGCCTGAGAATAATGTCGGAACAGTCCTGCAAAATCTTCAACAGCAGCAAATCAGCCATCTTCTTATTCGGGCCGATCTCATGGCGCAGTGGTTACAGGATGCAAAAAGTCACCAGCAAGAACTCTGGAATCAACTCAGCAAAAATCATTTGATTGCAGTACATACGCATCTCAACTATATTCTTTATCAAATTAATTTTCGTTCAGCTCGCTAA
- a CDS encoding vitamin K epoxide reductase family protein: protein MKQKTLPYRVYTVPILILAAIGIAASAYLALSHYRNYTDIGYSSFCAISKSINCDTVSQSPWSILLGLPVALWGVLGYTIFFLLALPAQVNTQERRNLWDLLFLIALLFSLIDLFFGYITAVKIESYCIVCFLTYVVSFALLFLTWIVRRRFNSHSLLTGVQKGLGFLLHQKSILGLLVLLVLAFSTLRIFIPTYWNYHYPQLSGNITTGVTEEGHPWIGAEDPKLVIKEFTDYQCFQCSKAHFFLRLLVDKYPDKIRLVHYHYPMDEKFNTVLVKEPFHTGSGMLALLTIAAARQDKFWEANDSLYAVIRHGITTFNIQEFAEKLQIDADQLKKDMYSESALKQVESDIRTGLKNNIIGTPSFIVDGKVYTGRLPNEILDIINEE from the coding sequence ATGAAGCAAAAAACACTCCCCTATCGCGTCTACACTGTTCCGATACTTATTCTTGCCGCTATCGGCATCGCGGCCTCGGCTTACCTCGCCCTGTCTCACTACCGAAACTATACAGACATCGGTTACAGCAGTTTCTGTGCCATTTCCAAATCCATCAATTGCGATACAGTATCACAAAGCCCCTGGTCAATCCTGCTCGGTCTCCCGGTGGCACTCTGGGGAGTTCTCGGCTATACAATATTTTTTCTTCTTGCTTTACCTGCTCAAGTCAACACACAGGAACGTAGAAATCTCTGGGACCTGCTCTTCCTTATAGCCCTGCTTTTTTCTCTTATCGACCTCTTTTTCGGCTACATAACAGCAGTAAAGATTGAATCCTACTGCATTGTCTGCTTCCTGACCTATGTGGTCAGTTTTGCCCTCCTTTTCTTAACCTGGATTGTCCGACGACGCTTTAACAGCCATTCTCTTCTCACCGGGGTACAGAAAGGATTGGGATTCCTGCTCCACCAAAAAAGTATACTGGGCCTGCTTGTGCTCCTTGTTCTTGCCTTTAGCACGCTGAGAATCTTTATTCCGACATACTGGAACTATCATTATCCGCAACTATCAGGAAACATAACAACAGGGGTCACAGAAGAAGGTCACCCTTGGATCGGAGCAGAAGACCCCAAACTTGTAATCAAGGAATTCACGGATTACCAATGTTTTCAATGCAGCAAGGCCCATTTCTTCTTACGCCTTCTTGTTGATAAGTATCCAGATAAGATCCGCTTGGTCCATTATCATTATCCTATGGACGAAAAATTTAATACAGTGCTGGTCAAAGAACCTTTTCATACCGGCTCTGGAATGCTAGCCCTACTCACTATCGCAGCTGCTCGTCAGGATAAATTCTGGGAGGCCAATGACTCCTTGTACGCTGTGATCCGACATGGAATCACTACCTTTAATATCCAAGAATTTGCCGAGAAACTCCAAATTGATGCCGACCAGCTCAAAAAGGATATGTACTCAGAATCTGCACTTAAACAGGTAGAATCCGACATCCGCACCGGCCTGAAAAACAATATTATTGGAACCCCCTCTTTTATCGTTGATGGCAAGGTATATACGGGTCGTCTTCCCAACGAAATTCTGGATATCATCAACGAAGAGTAA
- a CDS encoding methyltransferase domain-containing protein, with product MSLSSPPLIMSKLIENFDHYILSIPRASITKKICHATGKSTKYTQEIIETYINEARAALNFIHPLLSHRNARILEVGAGICILSLFLKQEGFEIVALEPATAGFGFFSIFQETFVEQYKDTALEILPYPAKDLQEKNVGTFDLIFSFNVMEHIPDPLSTLYVLLNVLNRKGKMAHSCPNYSIPFEPHFGIPVLASWPGLTYFLFFKKISRNKELWKSLNFITYQEIKKFTHLHNLTVSFQQGLLYKVFSRIENDPIFRERQKSFFIMTLFLILRSTGAINLLKILPPRCATPMQFIISKS from the coding sequence ATGTCTCTTTCTTCGCCCCCTCTTATTATGTCAAAACTTATAGAAAACTTTGATCATTATATCCTATCAATTCCCCGCGCATCAATCACAAAAAAAATATGTCACGCTACAGGGAAATCGACAAAGTATACTCAAGAAATAATAGAAACCTACATCAATGAAGCCCGCGCAGCTTTAAATTTTATTCACCCGTTATTATCCCACCGCAACGCACGTATTCTTGAAGTTGGGGCCGGTATATGTATATTGAGTTTATTTCTCAAACAAGAAGGATTTGAAATTGTTGCATTAGAGCCAGCCACAGCAGGTTTCGGCTTCTTTTCCATCTTTCAAGAAACTTTTGTCGAACAGTACAAGGACACAGCACTTGAAATCCTGCCTTATCCCGCAAAAGATCTGCAAGAAAAAAATGTCGGTACTTTTGATCTTATTTTTAGTTTCAATGTGATGGAACATATTCCGGATCCGCTTTCAACACTGTATGTCCTTCTCAATGTATTAAACAGGAAGGGTAAAATGGCCCATTCATGCCCTAACTACTCTATTCCCTTTGAACCCCACTTCGGGATACCGGTGCTGGCGAGTTGGCCGGGATTGACCTACTTCCTTTTTTTTAAAAAAATATCCAGGAACAAGGAGCTATGGAAGTCGCTCAACTTTATTACCTATCAGGAGATTAAAAAATTTACTCATTTACATAACCTCACGGTGTCTTTTCAACAAGGACTTCTCTATAAGGTTTTCTCAAGAATTGAAAATGATCCCATTTTTCGGGAGCGACAAAAAAGTTTTTTTATCATGACACTGTTCTTGATATTACGCTCAACAGGTGCAATCAACCTGTTAAAGATACTTCCTCCACGCTGTGCAACGCCAATGCAGTTTATTATTTCCAAATCATAA
- a CDS encoding methyltransferase domain-containing protein: MARPIPRELLSCPLCRTERLSFPDDKTILCQQCGKQYGIQDGNKYYFIDPPTEDQSFLGNIKEHLKGYPRLYRLLIEVISPVCPTSCSKQKELIRQVCVNNSEAVIINLGSGSSDISAKVSNVDIFPYGNVDTICDISLLPFKDDSVDMILNSAVLEHVPDPEQVVSEIFRVLKPGGIVYCFFPFMQGFHASPYDYSRRTESGLLHLFREFQIEELVCAGGPTSGLLWILEEWLAITFSFGCTPLYNLLHLLAMVTLWPVKFLDVFLVHHPQAKNISSGFVVIGRK, from the coding sequence ATGGCTAGACCAATACCAAGAGAATTGCTGAGTTGTCCTTTATGCCGAACAGAACGGCTTTCATTTCCTGACGATAAGACTATTCTTTGTCAACAATGTGGTAAGCAATATGGTATACAGGACGGTAATAAATATTATTTTATTGATCCGCCAACAGAAGACCAATCCTTTCTAGGAAACATAAAAGAGCACTTAAAAGGCTATCCGCGACTGTACAGGCTTCTTATTGAGGTCATAAGCCCTGTTTGTCCAACCAGCTGTTCCAAGCAGAAAGAGCTCATACGACAGGTGTGTGTAAATAACAGCGAGGCTGTTATCATAAACCTTGGTAGTGGATCATCTGATATTTCTGCAAAAGTCTCAAATGTGGATATCTTCCCTTATGGAAATGTCGATACGATCTGCGATATCAGCTTGTTACCTTTTAAAGATGACTCCGTTGATATGATTTTGAACAGTGCTGTTCTTGAGCACGTTCCTGATCCCGAGCAAGTTGTGTCTGAAATCTTTAGGGTTTTGAAACCAGGGGGAATTGTCTATTGTTTTTTTCCTTTTATGCAGGGATTCCACGCTTCACCCTATGATTATTCTCGCAGAACTGAGTCAGGTCTTCTACATTTATTTAGAGAGTTCCAGATAGAGGAACTCGTCTGCGCAGGGGGCCCCACATCAGGCTTACTTTGGATTCTTGAGGAATGGCTTGCCATTACCTTTTCTTTTGGCTGTACTCCCCTCTATAATCTACTTCACCTGTTGGCAATGGTGACCTTGTGGCCTGTCAAGTTCCTTGATGTTTTTCTTGTTCATCATCCACAGGCAAAAAACATTTCATCAGGATTTGTTGTTATTGGTAGAAAATAG
- a CDS encoding acyl carrier protein, with amino-acid sequence MLSKEEIRHHFHDAIKKIAETEEVTIADDEIFDDYGLDSLDQMNLLLEMEERVGHDLGELDLSVHNTFDLLYKRITQ; translated from the coding sequence ATGCTTTCTAAAGAAGAAATACGCCATCATTTTCATGATGCAATTAAAAAAATAGCCGAGACCGAAGAAGTAACTATTGCTGACGATGAAATATTCGATGACTATGGATTGGACTCCCTTGATCAAATGAATCTACTTTTAGAGATGGAAGAACGTGTTGGCCATGATCTTGGTGAATTAGACCTAAGTGTACATAACACATTCGATCTCCTTTACAAGAGGATTACCCAATAA
- a CDS encoding ketoacyl-ACP synthase III — MIGIEAIGSYFPDSKIDNISRCSLFGTDQEFISNKIGFESLLRKAVHEDTSDLCVSAWENLHKENPCTIEEIQCIVVCTQTPDGYGLPQTSAIVQHKLGCSDHVAAFDISLGCSGYIYGIEIIKSFMNAHGMQKGLFFTADPYSKIMNPDDRNTELLFGDAATCTLFSATPRYLILKSQFATDGAGSEAIQRRHPEGKLEMNGQKVFMFVMKKIPPQIRSCLQANNLHQDDIDIFLFHQGSKFIVEMLRSRLSLAEHQAPFLAHETGNTVSSSIPLSLQTLKNKKYTHILLSGFGVGLSWATTIIRQQ, encoded by the coding sequence ATGATTGGCATTGAGGCGATAGGATCATATTTTCCTGATTCAAAAATAGATAATATTTCACGATGCTCCCTTTTTGGTACAGATCAAGAGTTTATCTCAAATAAAATTGGTTTTGAATCTCTTTTGAGAAAAGCTGTACACGAAGACACCTCGGATCTTTGTGTCTCCGCCTGGGAAAACTTGCACAAAGAAAATCCCTGCACAATCGAAGAAATCCAGTGCATCGTCGTTTGCACGCAAACCCCTGATGGCTATGGTTTACCGCAGACTTCAGCTATTGTACAACATAAACTTGGGTGCTCAGATCATGTTGCTGCTTTTGATATATCTCTTGGATGCTCAGGATACATATACGGCATTGAGATAATAAAATCCTTCATGAACGCACATGGAATGCAAAAAGGGCTTTTTTTTACAGCAGATCCATACTCAAAAATTATGAATCCTGATGACAGAAATACTGAGCTCTTGTTTGGTGATGCAGCGACCTGCACACTTTTTTCTGCAACGCCAAGATATTTGATCTTAAAGAGCCAGTTTGCTACGGATGGTGCCGGTAGTGAGGCTATTCAGCGCCGACATCCTGAAGGAAAACTTGAAATGAACGGACAGAAAGTATTTATGTTTGTCATGAAAAAAATTCCTCCGCAAATACGAAGCTGTCTACAGGCAAACAACTTGCATCAGGATGATATTGACATTTTTCTCTTTCATCAAGGAAGTAAATTTATTGTTGAAATGCTGCGAAGCAGACTGTCATTAGCTGAACACCAAGCCCCGTTTCTCGCACATGAAACGGGCAATACCGTTTCTTCCAGTATTCCTTTGTCCTTGCAAACCTTAAAGAATAAAAAGTATACTCATATACTCCTTTCAGGATTTGGTGTTGGCCTGTCTTGGGCAACTACCATTATCCGACAACAATAA
- a CDS encoding DapH/DapD/GlmU-related protein produces the protein MLYQNDILLDPKNKIYFGIQNTFNAETLIDCKKTSFVWTQSPHSLCLALNKKYFELALKNPNILGIIAPTQAVISLQDRPKLGLIVAQKADELFYYIHNQGIHLENSETVTSENEALGDQSIYVARTASIDPTVVLGKNIWIGDNVVIQSGCTVLDHSVIKRNSVLYPNVTVGTEGFFSKYIMGKKQHIKHYGGVEIGENCILHAGTNISRSVNFQENTTIANNVHVGIQTNIGHDCQIGSDSDISAKVLLAGRVKVGQHCWIGAGATVSNALSIGDYARIMIGATVISDVPEQTTVSGNFARDHKKNLKQHLRSERL, from the coding sequence ATGTTATATCAAAATGATATCCTTCTCGACCCCAAAAACAAAATATATTTCGGGATCCAGAATACATTCAACGCGGAAACGCTAATAGATTGTAAAAAAACATCCTTTGTATGGACCCAATCGCCCCATTCTCTCTGCTTGGCCCTTAACAAAAAATATTTCGAATTAGCACTCAAGAACCCAAATATTTTAGGAATTATTGCACCCACTCAAGCTGTAATTTCTCTCCAAGATAGGCCTAAACTTGGCTTAATTGTAGCCCAAAAAGCCGATGAACTTTTTTATTATATTCATAATCAAGGAATACATTTAGAAAATTCTGAAACAGTCACTTCAGAAAATGAGGCGTTGGGGGATCAGAGTATTTATGTTGCCCGCACAGCAAGCATTGACCCAACAGTAGTACTGGGCAAAAATATATGGATTGGTGATAATGTAGTTATTCAATCAGGCTGTACAGTTCTGGATCATTCTGTTATCAAAAGAAATTCAGTCCTCTACCCCAATGTCACGGTTGGTACAGAAGGCTTTTTCTCCAAATATATTATGGGGAAAAAACAGCATATCAAGCATTATGGAGGCGTGGAAATAGGTGAGAATTGTATTCTGCATGCAGGAACGAATATTTCTCGCTCTGTAAATTTCCAGGAAAACACAACAATAGCCAACAATGTCCATGTCGGCATTCAGACAAACATTGGACATGACTGCCAGATAGGATCAGACTCTGATATTTCAGCAAAAGTACTGTTAGCTGGTCGTGTTAAAGTCGGTCAGCATTGCTGGATTGGCGCAGGAGCTACTGTTTCCAATGCTTTGTCAATAGGTGATTATGCAAGAATTATGATAGGAGCAACAGTGATCTCCGATGTTCCAGAACAAACGACGGTTTCTGGAAACTTTGCCCGCGATCATAAAAAAAACCTCAAACAGCATTTGCGGAGCGAACGTTTATGA
- a CDS encoding glycosyltransferase family 2 protein — MALAKHTQHLEFSVVIPVYNTVTALSNLVEQLDAVFSQHLCATYEIILIDDASPHPETWKNIEALCAQYPAVKAARLMRNFGQHAATLCGMQKTSGQTIITMDDDLQHTPSDIPKLLAESSHDIVIAQFKQKEHARFKRTTSSIKGWFDTLILGKPSGLQLSAFRVLKKEVVDGMLSIQTPYPFLPALMFSVSKDVVGVKLEHYARQEGYSGYSLMKLIKLFSCLLVNNSSLLLRFVGIFGCACSFLSMMTASYVIGQKIFNNIPVAGWSSVFVAILFFGGATLFSIGIIGEYLIRILKGVEKKPAYFIRSAYNLEDT, encoded by the coding sequence ATGGCACTAGCCAAACACACACAGCATCTTGAATTTTCAGTAGTAATCCCTGTATACAATACAGTTACTGCACTCTCTAATCTGGTAGAACAACTTGACGCCGTGTTCTCCCAACATCTCTGCGCAACGTACGAGATAATACTGATTGATGATGCCTCTCCTCATCCTGAGACATGGAAAAACATAGAAGCACTCTGTGCTCAATATCCAGCAGTAAAGGCCGCTCGCTTGATGCGTAATTTTGGCCAGCATGCTGCTACTCTTTGTGGCATGCAAAAAACATCAGGGCAAACTATTATAACGATGGACGATGATCTACAGCATACCCCCTCTGATATTCCGAAATTACTTGCTGAATCATCTCATGATATCGTGATCGCACAATTTAAGCAGAAAGAACACGCGCGTTTTAAACGTACGACCAGCTCAATCAAGGGATGGTTCGATACTCTCATTCTCGGAAAACCTTCCGGGTTGCAGTTATCAGCCTTTAGAGTCTTAAAAAAAGAAGTGGTCGATGGGATGCTGTCTATACAGACACCATATCCTTTTCTACCGGCACTTATGTTTTCCGTAAGTAAAGATGTAGTCGGCGTCAAGCTTGAGCATTACGCTCGGCAAGAAGGCTATTCTGGCTATTCTCTGATGAAATTAATTAAGCTCTTTTCTTGTTTACTGGTCAATAATTCATCTCTCCTTCTCCGTTTTGTTGGCATCTTTGGCTGCGCTTGCTCTTTTTTAAGTATGATGACTGCGAGTTACGTAATCGGACAAAAAATATTTAATAATATACCAGTTGCTGGCTGGTCCTCCGTTTTTGTAGCAATTCTGTTTTTTGGAGGTGCCACTCTCTTCTCAATCGGCATTATAGGTGAATATCTTATCAGAATTCTTAAAGGAGTTGAAAAGAAACCAGCGTATTTCATCAGGAGTGCATACAACCTTGAGGACACTTGA